A genomic window from Candidatus Bathyarchaeota archaeon includes:
- a CDS encoding LysE family transporter: MAINQLIFLAVASFIVGFSGALVPGPVFVATVVESARRGYLAGPLITIGHAMAEAIIIFALYFGLSFLIGSVIAKVVIGIVGGSFLIWMGYSLIKSARKASLQLLASDSHTTLARHGPIITGILTSVSNPYFFLWWATIGNDFTFRGIEIAGLLGIVIFALSHWMSDLSWYTLVAASIHKGRKLMSTKIYKSILAICGFFIIFLGLVFIFEGLRSIV, translated from the coding sequence ATGGCGATAAATCAGCTGATCTTCCTTGCAGTAGCTTCATTTATTGTTGGCTTCTCCGGTGCCTTAGTGCCAGGGCCCGTCTTCGTTGCAACTGTTGTGGAATCAGCCAGAAGAGGATACCTGGCAGGGCCCTTAATTACTATAGGTCACGCTATGGCGGAAGCTATTATAATTTTTGCATTGTATTTTGGGTTAAGCTTTCTAATTGGCTCGGTTATTGCTAAGGTTGTGATAGGTATAGTGGGTGGAAGCTTCCTCATATGGATGGGCTATAGTCTAATAAAATCTGCTAGGAAAGCTTCACTACAATTACTTGCTTCGGATTCTCATACAACATTAGCTAGACATGGTCCAATTATAACAGGAATTTTAACCAGCGTCTCAAATCCATACTTCTTTCTTTGGTGGGCTACCATCGGAAACGACTTCACGTTTAGGGGTATCGAGATCGCAGGCTTGTTAGGTATTGTAATTTTTGCCCTATCTCATTGGATGTCAGACTTATCTTGGTACACCTTGGTTGCCGCATCAATTCATAAGGGGAGGAAGTTAATGAGTACAAAAATCTATAAGAGTATCCTAGCGATCTGTGGATTCTTCATCATCTTTCTAGGGTTAGTATTCATATTCGAAGGCTTGAGAAGCATTGTCTAG
- a CDS encoding TrkH family potassium uptake protein: MSSIKGTSIIGYLGLMFVINGFVILISGTVSVIFNELNIALVFMLTSVTAIILGIVLFRRYPRGEIELKEAMIISASAWAICPLISSIPFMAAAHMSPIDSYFEAMSGLTATGLTMLENVEQCSKGILFFRSLLEWVGGVGVVVLLLGVIMRPGIAAATLYIAEARTDKIKPTVTSTVRTIWWIYILYTVAGTILLFSAGLPLFDAINHSMTSLATGGFSIKNQSIGAYNNLSVESVTISLMIIGSISFVLHYKVLHGNLKEFVKNAEIRFMVIILILSIFLVTLDLYLRGYAAFQALRFSAFQCVSALSGTGFSTIDLTTLSDFSKVILIILMVTGGGYGSTSGAIKLIRMAIIFKSFQWIIRKLIEPKGAIIPMKLCGKVYEEPAIMEAALFAILYASFLLGGSLLLTFLGYPFTSALFEIASAEGNVGLSVGVCTPVMPVAGKIVLIFEMWAGRLEFLPVIVLAGLFFGYSKRWP, encoded by the coding sequence ATGAGCAGTATAAAAGGAACCTCAATAATTGGTTATTTGGGACTTATGTTTGTCATAAATGGGTTTGTGATATTAATTTCAGGAACAGTTTCTGTCATCTTTAACGAGTTAAACATTGCTTTAGTTTTTATGCTGACCAGTGTTACAGCCATAATTTTAGGCATTGTTCTCTTTAGACGTTACCCCAGAGGCGAAATAGAGCTAAAGGAAGCGATGATTATATCCGCATCGGCTTGGGCGATTTGCCCTTTAATCAGTTCAATCCCATTCATGGCGGCTGCACATATGAGCCCCATTGACAGCTACTTTGAGGCTATGTCGGGCTTAACCGCAACAGGCCTAACAATGCTAGAAAACGTGGAACAATGCTCAAAGGGAATACTCTTCTTTCGAAGCTTGCTCGAATGGGTTGGAGGAGTTGGTGTTGTTGTCCTATTATTAGGGGTCATTATGCGACCTGGAATCGCGGCTGCGACACTTTACATCGCCGAAGCACGGACAGACAAAATTAAGCCAACTGTTACTTCGACGGTGCGAACGATATGGTGGATTTACATCCTATATACGGTAGCAGGGACAATACTTCTGTTTTCGGCCGGTTTACCATTGTTTGATGCCATCAATCATTCAATGACATCATTAGCCACAGGAGGATTTTCAATTAAGAATCAAAGCATTGGCGCGTATAACAATCTATCTGTTGAATCAGTTACCATCTCCCTCATGATTATTGGGAGTATTAGTTTTGTCCTACATTATAAGGTTCTTCACGGCAATCTTAAGGAGTTCGTTAAGAATGCTGAGATCAGATTTATGGTTATAATTTTAATCTTATCCATATTTCTCGTAACGTTGGATTTATATCTCCGCGGCTACGCCGCTTTTCAAGCCCTCCGGTTTTCGGCGTTTCAGTGTGTATCTGCATTGTCAGGTACTGGTTTTAGCACGATAGACTTGACAACGTTAAGTGATTTTTCCAAGGTGATTTTAATTATCTTAATGGTCACGGGCGGAGGATATGGGTCGACATCTGGTGCGATTAAGCTCATTAGAATGGCTATTATTTTCAAATCATTTCAATGGATTATTCGGAAGCTCATTGAACCGAAGGGCGCGATTATACCGATGAAACTGTGCGGTAAAGTGTATGAAGAGCCAGCTATCATGGAAGCGGCACTTTTTGCGATTCTTTATGCCTCATTTCTCTTGGGAGGCTCACTTTTACTAACATTTCTTGGATACCCGTTTACTAGTGCCTTATTTGAAATCGCATCGGCTGAGGGGAATGTTGGGCTCTCAGTTGGTGTTTGCACTCCTGTGATGCCCGTGGCTGGAAAAATTGTCCTGATATTTGAGATGTGGGCTGGACGATTAGAATTTTTGCCTGTTATAGTTCTTGCTGGACTATTTTTTGGTTACTCAAAGAGATGGCCGTAA
- a CDS encoding Lrp/AsnC ligand binding domain-containing protein → MPIAFVLINAEIGAEDDVLNQLKKLKNVKEAYVVYGVYDIIAKVEAESMDKLKEVVTWHVRRLDKVRSTLTMIVVEGM, encoded by the coding sequence ATGCCAATTGCATTTGTCTTAATAAATGCCGAGATTGGTGCAGAAGATGACGTTCTAAATCAGCTTAAGAAACTGAAAAACGTAAAAGAAGCCTATGTTGTTTATGGGGTTTACGACATTATTGCGAAAGTCGAAGCGGAATCGATGGACAAACTTAAAGAGGTTGTTACATGGCATGTTCGTCGTTTAGATAAGGTTCGCTCTACGCTTACTATGATTGTAGTTGAGGGAATGTGA